The sequence TAGAGCCTGACGTGCCTCTCCAGCAAACCATCTTCACCTCTCCCAGCTACCTCAAGTGAGTGGGGGCTCTGTCCTCCGTGTGTTGGGAGCTGGGCAGAGGGTCTGAGGCAGATACCTATGTTGGTAGTAGCCTAAGCTCAAGCATGGGGTGAGTGGGGAGTAACTGCCTGTTCTCTCGCTCCTTCTGGCCCCAGGGTCTTTGTCCCCAAGTACACCCGCGAGCTGCATCTGGAGCTGCAGGGCTGTGTGTCCAACAGCAGCCAGGACTGCCCTGTGCGCCTTCTTGTGGGCTTCACCTCCCTTCCCAGAAATTTACAGAAGATGCTCACCTGTGCTGATGTGGTCGGGGCCTGCCACCTGCGACTGCCCTCACCACCCTGGAACCAGTGGCTGCAGGTGACGGCCCAGAACATGGCAGAGGCCCGCCTGCAGGTggtcttcagtgttgtggtcacCTTCTCCTCCGGTGAGTGGCAGCCCTGCTCCtcatcctgtccccacctgccttGTGCTGAGCGTGGCTCCTCCCGCCAGCCTGCAGGCCTTGGATGCTGAACACCACGCCTGCACCCTGGAACTGCCTGAACCACAGCTGCCCCCACCCAGCTGCCATACTCTCCAGCCTGGCCTCCCATGCCCTGGACAGGAGCAGTGCCCCACCCAGGAGCCCCTTCTGCTTTGTGAGCCTCCCAGTCATACGGGAAGACATGGATGTGCTGTCTGTGCGCTTCCGGCTGGTAGACCGGGCCTGGGTGCCCATATGGGCAGACCTGCCCTCTGTGCTGCGGCTTCACCTCAACACTGGCATGGACAGCGGGGGCTCCCTCACCATCACCCTTCAGGCCAACCAGGTACCTCCCTTTGCAGGTTGGGGCCCCGGGCTGGGGTGCTGCCGGCTTCAAGGTAGCAAGGTGACCCCACCAGGGCCAGGCCACCATGAGGCGCTGTGTCACTACTGGGGTGGAACGGGTCCCAATTTCTGGGGtcaggcgggggtagatagtacAACGGTTctgcaaagcgactctcatgcctgaggctccaaaggcccaggttcagtctcccacaccatcatacccagagctgagcactgctctggtagaaagaaaaaaagaatacaaaaaccAATTTCTGGGGTCACACTGGGGCTGATAGGTGTGCCCTCACCCCAGAGTGTGATCCCCAACAACACCTCGGTGCTGGGCTGCCTGAATGCTGCTGCGCCCTTCCTCAGCTTCAACACCTCCTTCACCTGCACCACAGGTAACCCCACCCACTCACCTGGTGCAGGTACACTGTCATAGAGGCCCGGCAGCCCTCTCACCTGCCCCCCCGACCCTGCAGCCTTCTTTCAGGGCTACCCGCTGTCACTCAGTGCATCCTCCCGAAAGGCAGACCTGGTCATCCCCTTCCCAGAGACTGACAGCTGGTATCTTTCACTGCAGCTCGTGTGCCCTCAGAGTCCTGGGTGAGTAAGCTTGGGTGGGGGCTGCTGGCTGATCCCTGTGTTCAGGACCATGGACAAGGCCTCCAGCAGTGGAGTTCAACAGCTGTCCAGCTTCTTGCAACCCATGTGCATGTGTGGTCAGTTGTCTTAGGGGAGCCATGAAGGACCCCCTTCTCTGGTCACCCTGCTGTGGCAGCCCTGGGAGCCAGGTGTGCCAGGGCGGGGCCAGGGAAGGTGCTAGGCCTCAGCAGGACTTTTGGCTGCTCTCCTTCAGGGCTGAAGTCCAGGCGCCCCCACTGTGGGCTCCTGTGCCCCAGAGCCAGCTGGCCAAGACAGCCTGGCTTCCTGTGCCCCTTTGGCAGGGAGTGTGAGCAGGCTCTGGTCCCTGTGGAGACCACCTTGTCTGTCGTGCCCTGCCTGAATGACTGCAGGCCCTACGGCCAGTGCCTCTTGCTGCGCAGACACGGCTACCTGTATGCAGGCTGCAGCTGCAAGGCAGGTGAGGGCCGGCCCAGCCGTGAGGAGTGCCGCTGGCAGCCTTATTTTGGGCCTTCCCTGGGGAGCACCCCACATTACAAATATaccccccccctgcccccaccagtTACAGAGGGACTTCTGGGAATGGTACTTCCTCCCTGTCTTGTCCCTCATCCAAATAAGTCCTGTGCTTTTTTGGGATCGGGTACACCTACCTGTCTACACCTGCTACAAACCTGTGCATTCCTGCTTACACTGGTCTCATCTACCCACACCTGCTGCACACCTGCCCATCCCAATCTCCATCTGTCAACACTTGCCCATACTCCTGTCTGCATCTTCCCCACACCTATTCATTGCCTGTTTGTACCTGCTTGTTTCAATCTGTGCTGTCTCTTGTCTGTTCACACCTACTCATAAACCTGCTCATGTTCCTACTTGCATGTGCCCAAATCTGCTCACACTTGCCCCACACCTGTCCACGTGTGTTCATACCTGCCTGTATCCATCCACACCTACCCATACACCTGTCCATAACTGTTCCCTGCCTTCTGcacacctgtgctgggctgctccTTCCCATAGCCCAGGGTGAGAGGTGGGCCCCGGGGCTTGGGCACTCCTCCGACCCAACCTGAGCTTGGGCATCCTGGCCCACAGGCTGGCGTGGCTGGAGCTGCACGGACAACAGCACAGCCCAGACGGCAGCCCAGCAGAGAGTGGCCACGCTGCTGCTCACCCTCAGCAACCTGGTGTTCCTGGTGCCCATCGCTGTCTCCCTGCGCCGCGCCTTCCTGGTGGAGGCCTCCGCCTATGCCTACACCATGTTCTTCTCCACGGTAGGCGGGGGTGAGGGCTGCTCCAGGTGGGCGAGGGCTGGGCATCCCCTATGTGTGTGGGTGGGAGGCTCATTCTCATGGTAAGTGTGGTAGAAGGGGGTGCCCTATGGGGTGACTGTGAGGGAGTCTGGGAACCCCTGTGGTGTGTGTGGCGGTTTGGG is a genomic window of Erinaceus europaeus chromosome 15, mEriEur2.1, whole genome shotgun sequence containing:
- the PGAP6 gene encoding post-GPI attachment to proteins factor 6 isoform X1, with protein sequence MGRAGTGSRGAAGAAQAGPLLLLLMLARPPPAAGDNGDRDVRLVSEQYSQTPQKLSFYSWYGSVRLFRFQVPPDTVLLRWLLRVDAGRGSPCAHLETTVYFRYGAPPVINPLDTSFAPNTSVHPPFLLKMLQANSSIHIHHPAPGDWFLAAHLPPSSQKIEVQGFTSTCVYVFQPDMLVTRLVEVSVLEPDVPLQQTIFTSPSYLKVFVPKYTRELHLELQGCVSNSSQDCPVRLLVGFTSLPRNLQKMLTCADVVGACHLRLPSPPWNQWLQVTAQNMAEARLQVVFSVVVTFSSACRPWMLNTTPAPWNCLNHSCPHPAAILSSLASHALDRSSAPPRSPFCFVSLPVIREDMDVLSVRFRLVDRAWVPIWADLPSVLRLHLNTGMDSGGSLTITLQANQSVIPNNTSVLGCLNAAAPFLSFNTSFTCTTAFFQGYPLSLSASSRKADLVIPFPETDSWYLSLQLVCPQSPGECEQALVPVETTLSVVPCLNDCRPYGQCLLLRRHGYLYAGCSCKAGWRGWSCTDNSTAQTAAQQRVATLLLTLSNLVFLVPIAVSLRRAFLVEASAYAYTMFFSTFYHACDQPGEAVLCILSYDTLQYCDFLSSGVSIWVTILCMARLKPALKYVLILLGTLVLAMSLHLDRLGAWNMMGPCLFAIAVMVTMWVYRCGRRRHCYPPSWQRWVFYLLPGISLATVGLSIYTFLMTDDNYYYTHSIWHILLAGSVVFLLPPREQHTEPWACWQRLPCHYQICQNRREELYTVT
- the PGAP6 gene encoding post-GPI attachment to proteins factor 6 isoform X2 produces the protein MGRAGTGSRGAAGAAQAGPLLLLLMLARPPPAAGDNGDRDVRLVSEQYSQTPQKLSFYSWYGSVRLFRFQVPPDTVLLRWLLRVDAGRGSPCAHLETTVYFRYGAPPVINPLDTSFAPNTSVHPPFLLKMLQANSSIHIHHPAPGDWFLAAHLPPSSQKIEVQGFTSTCVYVFQPDMLVTRLVEVSVLEPDVPLQQTIFTSPSYLKVFVPKYTRELHLELQGCVSNSSQDCPVRLLVGFTSLPRNLQKMLTCADVVGACHLRLPSPPWNQWLQVTAQNMAEARLQVVFSVVVTFSSACRPWMLNTTPAPWNCLNHSCPHPAAILSSLASHALDRSSAPPRSPFCFVSLPVIREDMDVLSVRFRLVDRAWVPIWADLPSVLRLHLNTGMDSGGSLTITLQANQSVIPNNTSVLGCLNAAAPFLSFNTSFTCTTAFFQGYPLSLSASSRKADLVIPFPETDSWYLSLQLVCPQSPGECEQALVPVETTLSVVPCLNDCRPYGQCLLLRRHGYLYAGCSCKAGWRGWSCTDNSTAQTAAQQRVATLLLTLSNLVFLVPIAVSLRRAFLVEASAYAYTMFFSTPGEAVLCILSYDTLQYCDFLSSGVSIWVTILCMARLKPALKYVLILLGTLVLAMSLHLDRLGAWNMMGPCLFAIAVMVTMWVYRCGRRRHCYPPSWQRWVFYLLPGISLATVGLSIYTFLMTDDNYYYTHSIWHILLAGSVVFLLPPREQHTEPWACWQRLPCHYQICQNRREELYTVT
- the PGAP6 gene encoding post-GPI attachment to proteins factor 6 isoform X3; protein product: MGRAGTGSRGAAGAAQAGPLLLLLMLARPPPAAGDNGDRDVRLVSEQYSQTPQKLSFYSWYGSVRLFRFQVPPDTVLLRWLLRVDAGRGSPCAHLETTVYFRYGAPPVINPLDTSFAPNTSVHPPFLLKMLQANSSIHIHHPAPGDWFLAAHLPPSSQKIEVQGFTSTCVYVFQPDMLVTRLVEVSVLEPDVPLQQTIFTSPSYLKVFVPKYTRELHLELQGCVSNSSQDCPVRLLVGFTSLPRNLQKMLTCADVVGACHLRLPSPPWNQWLQVTAQNMAEARLQVVFSVVVTFSSACRPWMLNTTPAPWNCLNHSCPHPAAILSSLASHALDRSSAPPRSPFCFVSLPVIREDMDVLSVRFRLVDRAWVPIWADLPSVLRLHLNTGMDSGGSLTITLQANQSVIPNNTSVLGCLNAAAPFLSFNTSFTCTTAFFQGYPLSLSASSRKADLVIPFPETDSWYLSLQLVCPQSPGECEQALVPVETTLSVVPCLNDCRPYGQCLLLRRHGYLYAGCSCKAGWRGWSCTDNSTAQTAAQQRVATLLLTLSNLVFLVPIAVSLRRAFLVEASAYAYTMFFSTFYHACDQPGEAVLCILSYDTLQYCDFLSSGVSIWVTILCMARLKPALKYGLAVQTGGRGYDYVLCVQVYRCGRRRHCYPPSWQRWVFYLLPGISLATVGLSIYTFLMTDDNYYYTHSIWHILLAGSVVFLLPPREQHTEPWACWQRLPCHYQICQNRREELYTVT